A portion of the Pseudomonas sp. GR 6-02 genome contains these proteins:
- a CDS encoding TetR/AcrR family transcriptional regulator, whose protein sequence is MSLTPQDERLIKALALAIVDRPRATLKELAEAAGVSKATLHRFCGTRDNLVQMMESHGETVLNQITTTTDLLHGEPVEALRSLINEHLAHREMLVFLLFQYRPDTFAVNGEGDRWQSYADALDAFFLRGQQLGAFRIDVTAAVFTELFLTMIFGMVDAERRGRAASANSANVLEQMFLHGAACVVRPQ, encoded by the coding sequence ATGTCCCTGACTCCCCAAGACGAAAGACTCATCAAGGCGTTGGCTCTGGCCATCGTTGATCGCCCTCGTGCGACGCTCAAGGAACTGGCTGAAGCCGCTGGCGTGAGCAAGGCCACCCTGCACCGCTTTTGCGGCACCCGTGACAACCTGGTGCAGATGATGGAAAGCCATGGAGAGACGGTGCTCAACCAGATCACCACCACGACCGACCTGTTGCACGGCGAGCCGGTGGAAGCGCTGCGAAGTCTGATCAATGAGCACTTGGCGCATCGTGAAATGCTGGTCTTCCTGCTCTTTCAGTATCGCCCCGACACCTTCGCGGTAAATGGCGAAGGTGATCGTTGGCAGTCTTATGCAGATGCCCTTGATGCATTCTTTCTGCGCGGCCAGCAATTGGGCGCCTTCCGCATTGATGTCACCGCTGCGGTCTTCACTGAACTGTTCCTGACCATGATCTTCGGCATGGTCGATGCGGAACGCCGTGGGCGCGCGGCAAGTGCCAACTCAGCCAATGTGCTGGAGCAGATGTTCCTGCATGGCGCTGCCTGCGTAGTACGTCCCCAATAA